TTATGAAATCATCTGTGTGGATGATGGTTCGACTGATGGATCAGATAAGTTCCTCAAAGAACAAGCACAAATTCGTTCTGACCTAAAAGTAGTGATTTTGCGGCGTAATTATGGGCAAACTGCGGCGATGGCAGCCGGATTCAATTATGCTTTAGGTGAGGCGATCGTTACTTTAGATGCTGATTTGCAAAACGACCCAGCCGACATCCCTATGCTATTGGCAAAGTTAGAGGAAGGTTTTGACTTAGTTAGTGGTTGGCGACACAAGCGTCAAGATGCAGCCATCTCCCGCTTACTTCCTTCTAAAATTGCTAACTGGTTGATTGGTAAAATTACTGGGGTAAAACTGCACGACTACGGCTGTTCCCTGAAAGCCTATCGTTCAGAAGTAGTGGCAGATATGAACCTCTACGGCGAACTGCACCGCTTTTTGCCAGCTTTGGCTTATATAGAAGGTGCGAGGATTACCGAAATTCCTGTACGACATCACGCTCGACGCTTTGGACGCAGTAAATACGGCATTTGGCGGACATTCCGCGTTCTGATGGATTTATTAACCATCTCTTTCATGAAAAAGTTCCTCACACGCCCAATGCACGTTTTTGGGTTGTTGGGTTTGATATCAATGGTTTTGGGTACAGGGATCGGAATTTACTTAACTTTCGTTAAGTTGGCTTTTGGTGAAATGATTGGTAATCGCCCTTTGCTGATTTTGGCAGTATTATTACTAGTCACAGGTGTACAGTTATTCTGCTTTGGTCTTTTAGCAGAATTACTCATGCGTACTTACCACGAATCCCAAGGACGACCTATTTATAGGGTGAGAGAAGTAGTAGCAAAAAATGGGAACTCAAGGTAAAAATGTTAGTAAAGAAAAGTTGGGAACTCAGCATTCAAAATCTTGGGTGTTCAATCCTGACTTTTTGGTTAAAAACACTTAGCATTGAATTGCATCTACCTTGAAAGCTTTTCATACCTTTGACGCAACTCTGCAACTTAACCTGCTGATTCTATTTACGGCAGGTTTATTATTCTGGTCTAGTACAGCTACTTTTTTACCCACTCTACCGTTATATATCGAGAACGTGGGAGGAAGCAAGCAAGAAATTGGCATTGTCATGGGTGGCTTCGCTATTGGGTTATTGCTGTTTCGCCCAATGTTGGGACGATTAGCAGATCAACATGGTCGGAAATTGCTGCTATTAATTGGCACAATTGTAGCGACAACAGCCCCTTTTGGTTATTTAGCGTTTAAAGCCATTCCCTTATTAATGCTGGTGCGAATATTTCACGGCATTAGCATTGCTGCTTTTACTACTGGTTACAGTGCCTTAGTAGCAGATTTAGCTCCAGTGACTATTCGTGGTGAGATTATTAGTTATATGAGTTTAACTGCACCCATTGGCTTGGCAATTGGCCCAGCTATGGGGGGATATTTAGAGTCTACTACTGGTTATCCTTTCTTATTTTTGCTAACTGCCGAATTGGCTTTTATCGGACTTTTAGGTGCATTACAAGTTAATAATCCTCCAATTCAAAAACAGCAAACAAGCAAAACTAGTAGTAATTATTGGCAAATTTTGACCAGTCCACGGGTGAGAATACCGACATTGGTGATGTTATTAGTGGGGATAGGAGTTGGTGCTGTCCATACTTTCGTCCCACTGTATATTAAATCAACGGGGGCAGAACTTAACGCTGGGCTGTTTTATACTATTTCTGCCATCAGTAGTTTTAGTTTACGGATTTTTATAGGTAAAGCAAGCGATCGCCTGGGCCGGGGTTTATTCATCACTTTTGGTATCATTGCTTATTTGATAGCATCTTTGCTGTTATTTTTCGCCAACAGTACCATTACTTTTATGCTTGCCGCTTTAGCTGAAGGTTGTGGCGGCGGTACAATGATTTCCATGATTACAACGATGATGGCAGACCGTTCGGTACCGCAAGAAAGGGGGCGGATTTTCGCTATTTGTATCGCTGGCTTTGACTTAGGAATTGCGATCGCAGCTCCCCTTTTAGGTTTTATAGCTCAACAAATGGGCTACCGGAGTATGTTTGCCTATACTAGTGTGTTAATGGTGGTAGCACTGATAGTTTTCCTGACTCTATCGAGTAAGAACCTAACTCATTCCTTAAAGTTTGCGTTGGGTCGTGGTCAAGATGTCTATTCCTTGAATAATAGCCACTAAGTTGATAAAAAAATAGGCAGAGCTAAAACAACTCTTGCCTGTTTAGTTTTTGCTTTTGGAACGGGCGAGGAGGGATTCGAACCCCCGACACCGTGGTCCGTAGCCACGTGCTCTAGTCCACTGAGCTACACGCCCTTACAAGAAATATATATTAGCACTTTCTTTGAGGATTATGCAAGACCTATTTTCGGAAAATTCTGCCAACCTCACTCATCTAGATGCTCAAGGGCAGGCACAGATGGTTGATGTGTCTGGGAAAGCCGCAACTGTGAGGGAAGCTGTGGCGGTTGGTCAGGTGCGGATGCGTCCAGAAACTCTAGTAGCCATCCAAGCTGGCAACACTCCCAAA
Above is a genomic segment from Nostoc sp. MS1 containing:
- a CDS encoding glycosyltransferase family 2 protein, which encodes MRSGLVSARVNADNEGISTIIPDVSVVVPVHDEVESLPLLLEAIASTLSASQLSYEIICVDDGSTDGSDKFLKEQAQIRSDLKVVILRRNYGQTAAMAAGFNYALGEAIVTLDADLQNDPADIPMLLAKLEEGFDLVSGWRHKRQDAAISRLLPSKIANWLIGKITGVKLHDYGCSLKAYRSEVVADMNLYGELHRFLPALAYIEGARITEIPVRHHARRFGRSKYGIWRTFRVLMDLLTISFMKKFLTRPMHVFGLLGLISMVLGTGIGIYLTFVKLAFGEMIGNRPLLILAVLLLVTGVQLFCFGLLAELLMRTYHESQGRPIYRVREVVAKNGNSR
- a CDS encoding MFS transporter; the protein is MKAFHTFDATLQLNLLILFTAGLLFWSSTATFLPTLPLYIENVGGSKQEIGIVMGGFAIGLLLFRPMLGRLADQHGRKLLLLIGTIVATTAPFGYLAFKAIPLLMLVRIFHGISIAAFTTGYSALVADLAPVTIRGEIISYMSLTAPIGLAIGPAMGGYLESTTGYPFLFLLTAELAFIGLLGALQVNNPPIQKQQTSKTSSNYWQILTSPRVRIPTLVMLLVGIGVGAVHTFVPLYIKSTGAELNAGLFYTISAISSFSLRIFIGKASDRLGRGLFITFGIIAYLIASLLLFFANSTITFMLAALAEGCGGGTMISMITTMMADRSVPQERGRIFAICIAGFDLGIAIAAPLLGFIAQQMGYRSMFAYTSVLMVVALIVFLTLSSKNLTHSLKFALGRGQDVYSLNNSH